The Papio anubis isolate 15944 chromosome 1, Panubis1.0, whole genome shotgun sequence genome window below encodes:
- the HAPLN2 gene encoding hyaluronan and proteoglycan link protein 2: MPGGLTLPTLCCFLLWVFTIFHKGQGDPASHPGPHYLLPPIHEVIHSHRGATATLPCVLGTTPPSYKVRWSKVEPGELRETLILVTNGLHARGYGPLGGRARMRRGHRLDASLVIAGVRLEDEGRYRCELINGIEDESVALTLSLEGVVFPYQPSRGRYQFNYYEAKQACEEQDGRLATYSQLYQAWTEGLDWCNAGWLLEGSVRYPVLTARAPCGGRGRPGIRSYGPRDRMRDRYDAFCFTSALAGQVFFVPGRLTLSEAHAACRRRGAVVAKVGHLYAAWKFSGLDQCDGGWLADGSVRFPIITPRPRCGGLPDPGVRSFGFPRPQEAAYGTYCYAEN; the protein is encoded by the exons ATGCCAGGTGGGCTCACCCTCCCCACACTCTGCTGCTTCCTTCTTTGGGTCTTCACCATCTTCCACAAAGGCCAAGGAGACCCAG CATCCCACCCGGGCCCCCACTACCTCCTGCCCCCCATCCACGAGGTCATTCACTCTCATCGTGGGGCCACGGCCACGCTGCCCTGTGTCCTGGGCACCACGCCTCCCAGCTATAAGGTGCGCTGGAGCAAGGTGGAGCCTGGGGAGCTCCGGGAAACTCTGATCCTCGTCACCAACGGACTGCACGCCCGGGGGTATGGGCCCCTGGGAGGGCGCGCCAGGATGCGGAGGGGGCATCGGCTAGACGCCTCCCTGGTCATCGCGGGCGTGCGCCTGGAGGACGAAGGCCGGTACCGCTGCGAGCTCATCAACGGCATCGAGGACGAGAGCGTGGCGCTGACCTTGAGCCTGGAGG GTGTGGTGTTTCCGTACCAACCCAGCCGGGGCCGGTACCAGTTCAATTACTACGAGGCGAAGCAAGCGTGCGAGGAGCAGGACGGACGCCTGGCCACCTACTCCCAGCTCTACCAGG CTTGGACCGAGGGTCTGGACTGGTGTAACGCGGGCTGGCTGCTCGAGGGCTCCGTGCGCTACCCTGTGCTCACTGCGCGCGCCCCGTGCGGCGGCCGAGGCCGGCCCGGGATCCGCAGCTACGGGCCCCGCGACCGGATGCGCGACCGCTACGACGCCTTCTGCTTCACCTCCGCGCTGGCAG GTCAAGTGTTCTTCGTGCCCGGGCGGCTGACGCTGTCTGAAGCCCACGCGGCGTGCAGGCGACGAGGCGCCGTGGTGGCCAAGGTTGGGCACCTCTACGCCGCCTGGAAGTTCTCAGGGCTAGACCAGTGCGACGGCGGCTGGCTGGCTGACGGCAGTGTGCGCTTCCCAATCATCACGCCGCGGCCGCGCTGCGGGGGGCTCCCGGATCCCGGAGTACGCAGCTTCGGCTTCCCCAGGCCCCAGGAGGCAGCCTATGGGACCTACTGCTACGCCGAGAATTAG